DNA sequence from the Halorussus limi genome:
GCGGTCTCGCCGACCGCAAATCACGTTTTTCGGTGCCCCGAGGAGAGCGCGACCCTACGCGAGAACCATCGCGTACAGCGCGAGGTTGACTAAAACCGCCCCGGTCCACGGCACCGCCAGTCCCGCGGGCACGAGCAGGCCGTGCTTGTCGGGGAGGAGTCGCCGACACCCGACCCCGACGCCGACCGCGAACAGTTTCAGACCCACCATCGCCGCGAAACCGAATCGCTCTATCGCGGTCCGAGCCACCGGGTTCGACTCGGTGAGGCCCATTTGGAGGCCGTAGTAGGTCGTGAGCAGGTCGCCGACCAGCGCGACGCCGACGAGTATCCAGAGCGTCCGCTCCCACCCGTCGACTCGGGCCAGCGGAGCGGTCAGGCGTCGCGGACCCTCGCGGGCGGACGTCGGCCAGTGAAGTCGGTCCGAACTCATGATGAAATCCGGCGCTGAGTGCGCCTCGTCACGAGCGAACGAACGACGCACCGGCCAATTGTTATACGGCTCCTTAGCTACTGACACGCCGGATTAACCCGTCGTGCGACTCGACGACGCACGGAGCGGCGGAGCGTCGAGACGCGACTTCTCAGCCCTCGAAACCGGCGAAACGCGATGTTACGAAGTCGGTACGTCGCGACAGCGGCCCGCTACCTCGGCGGCGTTGGCGCTCGGCGGTCGGTGGACGGAGTTTACGGACGTGGTTCCAGACGGAATCCGGGCGAGAAGTAGACGCGGCGGTGAGGCGCGAAGCGACGGTTCGTCGGCCGACTACAGAATCGTGCCGTGCTTCTTGTCCGGCAGGTCCTTCTCGACGCCCTCGTAGAATTCGAACCGGTTCTCCAGTTCGGTCCGGAGGGTACTCGGCGGGACGATTTCGTCCACCACGACTTCGCTCGCCATGCGGTGGATGTCGATGTCCTCGCGGTACTCCTCGCGGAGTTCCTGCTCCATCTGTGCGCGCTCCTCCTCGTCGTCGATTTCGGAGAGTTTACGGGCGTACACCGCGTTGATAGCTGCCTCCGGCCCCATTATCGCGATTTCGCCCGAGGGGAGTCCGATGATGCTCTCGGGGTCGTAGGCCGGGCCGCCCATCGCGTAGATGCCGGCGCCGTAGGCCTTCCGGACGACGACGGTTTGCTTGGGCACCGTGGCCGACGAGGTGGCGTAGATGAACTTCTTGCCCTTCTCGAGGATGGCGTCCTCTTCGACCTGCGACCCGGCCATGAATCCGGGCGTGTCACACAGGTAGAGCAGGGGAATCTCGTAGGCGTCGCAGGTCCAGATGAACTCCGCGGCCTTCTCGGCGGCGTCGGGGAAGATGGCCCCCGCGCGGTGGGCCGGTTGGTTGGCGACGATGCCGACCGGCCGACCGTCGATGCGGGCGAACGCGGTGATTATCTCCTCGCCGTACTCGGGCTTGAGTTCGAAGTAGGAGTCCTCGTCCACGACTCGGTCGATGACGTCGGTCATGTCGTAGCCCTTGTTCGGTTCTTGGGGGACCACCGAGTCGATTCCCTCCGGGGACTTGACGGGGGGCTTGCCCTCGGTCCGCGGGGGTTTCTCGTCGGCG
Encoded proteins:
- a CDS encoding DUF5658 family protein; this translates as MSSDRLHWPTSAREGPRRLTAPLARVDGWERTLWILVGVALVGDLLTTYYGLQMGLTESNPVARTAIERFGFAAMVGLKLFAVGVGVGCRRLLPDKHGLLVPAGLAVPWTGAVLVNLALYAMVLA